A genomic stretch from Aedes albopictus strain Foshan chromosome 2, AalbF5, whole genome shotgun sequence includes:
- the LOC109415873 gene encoding transcription factor BTF3 homolog 4, with protein MNAEKLKKLQAEVRIGGKGMPRRKKKIVHTNSAVDDKKLQLSLKKLGVNTIPGIEEVNMIKNDGTVIHFNNPKTQASLATNTFAITGHSESKQITDMLPSIITQLGPEGLNQLKKLASATVAEDDDDVPELTENFEEASKQEVENITQKVQEIPVS; from the coding sequence ATGAACGCGGAAAAGCTAAAGAAACTGCAGGCCGAGGTCCGTATTGGCGGCAAGGGCATGCCCCGTCGCAAGAAGAAGATTGTGCACACAAATTCCGCTGTGGATGACAAAAAGCTGCAGCTGTCGTTGAAGAAGCTCGGTGTGAACACCATCCCCGGAATCGAGGAGGTTAACATGATCAAAAATGACGGAACGGTCATCCATTTCAACAATCCGAAGACACAGGCTTCTCTGGCCACCAACACATTCGCCATCACTGGCCACAGTGAATCGAAGCAGATCACGGACATGCTTCCGAGCATCATTACCCAGTTGGGACCGGAAGGACTTAACCAGTTGAAGAAGTTGGCCAGTGCAACGGTGGCTGAGGATGATGACGATGTGCCGGAGTTGACCGAGAACTTTGAGGAAGCCTCCAAGCAAGAGGTGGAAAATATTACCCAGAAGGTGCAGGAGATTCCAGTTTCATAA
- the LOC115263320 gene encoding uncharacterized protein LOC115263320, giving the protein LDTPSVGSSGLSQSQQPGSGSNSSLNQSRYFSSLAANRYRKSSSPARQLLGGVGSYATTGRTSRFPSSKLSALGGGIARNIRASEMRRSSAAGLNAASQRPPLPPKIENRCHSYEGLLREEKKPSEGEDRTDSRLPDTVSADTTPEPAKPTEESIKTKNRRSRSMDDLFDDDRDLRDFLDNTQSMENLVSEETPTEPQSPLKIVGNICFNPRFVEPVSPETPETPDPRIDTASPESCGEQPCENETITVDSTPRAKKHDIEEDKAPPEDDVLSTNSSLNSFACTSDTTSVSKKSNTPFINKYVKKVKSLMKK; this is encoded by the coding sequence CTAGATACCCCTTCAGTGGGATCTTCTGGTCTCTCGCAGTCCCAACAACCGGGCAGTGGGTCGAATTCCTCGCTTAACCAATCCCGCTATTTTTCGAGCTTGGCAGCGAACCGGTACCGCAAATCATCGAGCCCAGCTCGACAGCTTCTAGGTGGTGTCGGTAGCTACGCTACGACCGGTCGAACTTCACGCTTCCCAAGCTCCAAACTGTCTGCCCTCGGGGGAGGCATAGCGAGGAACATTCGAGCCTCCGAAATGCGAAGGAGTTCTGCGGCTGGGTTGAATGCAGCATCACAGCGACCCCCACTACCTCCTAAAATTGAGAACCGCTGCCATAGCTATGAAGGACTGCTACGAGAAGAAAAGAAACCCTCTGAAGGAGAAGATCGTACGGATTCGAGACTCCCCGACACTGTATCGGCCGACACTACGCCGGAACCGGCCAAACCAACTGAGGAGTCTATTAAAACCAAAAACCGCAGATCTCGCAGCATGGATGACTTATTCGACGATGACCGTGATCTTAGGGATTTTCTCGACAATACGCAGAGCATGGAAAACCTCGTATCCGAGGAAACCCCAACTGAACCGCAATCTCCCTTGAAAATCGTGGGAAACATTTGCTTTAATCCTCGATTTGTCGAACCCGTTAGCCCTGAGACTCCCGAAACGCCCGACCCTCGTATCGATACGGCATCTCCTGAGTCGTGCGGCGAACAACCCTGTGAAAACGAAACCATCACCGTGGACAGCACTCCACGTGCGAAGAAGCATGACATCGAAGAAGACAAAGCACCGCCTGAAGATGACGTACTGTCGACGAACTCGTCGCTGAATTCGTTCGCTTGCACAAGCGACACCACTTCGGTGAGCAAGAAGTCCAATACGCCTTTCATCAACAAATACGTCAAGAAGGTGAAATCGCTGATGAAGAAGTAG
- the LOC109415874 gene encoding uncharacterized protein LOC109415874 has translation MSESTGESFGNSPFFRDPKPLLSGRDMLQHHVGNYDFYTRIRLVQPEEEIEHRENITRIQDEFRTVLAQQRVAKGEAYSEGEWDNDRKRVRIRKAVGKWHIYGYQEDQIRYVDGYEALHLLEMNRLIIFWDTVIISLEQAYSLFLGYPDSLTLEQYKVYSTMMRAGFYLLKSDSNRKYQIEPGTMERDLDEEQACVWRNLYRILRQPNPLVEQNEQADPALTEKVQKSMQSFNSMIALQSGSNDEMESTDGDDNTQKRKTSNADQELPPKRQRTDETVSWEPKNALQSKIDNFADLFESFEIVHSTIGPDVEAVDYDPNVQLHFDVFFSSDGTTFRRSQPIMPEYRIIIRLSSEPLLTGTDIASLYYRQAKPEVPILFMQVAETLSIHCFMYSFYRLPKNLVVIPARRTTKKSDDDVEELADSDSSCEED, from the exons ATGAGCGAAAGTACGGGTGAATCCTTTGGTAATTCTCCCTTTTTCCGGGACCCGAAACCACTACTGAG TGGGCGGGACATGTTGCAGCACCATGTGGGAAATTATGATTTCTACACCCGAATTCGCCTTGTCCAACCGGAAGAGGAAATCGAACATCGGGAAAATATCACCAGAATTCAAg ATGAATTTCGAACGGTTCTCGCCCAACAGCGTGTGGCCAAGGGAGAGGCTTACTCCGAAGGCGAGTGGGATAACGACCGGAAACGGGTGCGAATTCGCAAAGCCGTCGGAAAATGGCACATCTACGGTTATCAAGAGGACCAGATCCGCTACGTGGATGGCTATGAAGCTCTGCATTTGCTGGAGATG aacagactcattatcttttgggaTACAGTTATTATATCCTTGGAGCAGGCGTACAGCTTATTCCTCGGTTATCCTGACTCTCTGACTTTGGAACAGTACAAAGTCTACAGCACTATGATGAGAGCAGGTTTCTATCTGCTAAAATCCGATTCCAACCGAAAGTATCAAATCGAACCCGGAACCATGGAACGTGACTTGGATGAAGAGCAGGCATgcgtctggaggaatctttatagGATCCTGCGGCAACCCAACCCACTGGTTGAACAAAATGAACAAGCTGATCCAGCTTTGACAGAGAAAGTCCAAAAATCAATGCAAAGTTTCAACTCCATGATCGCATTGCAGTCTGGTTCGAATGATGAAATGGAATCAACCGACGGCGATGACAATACTCAAAAGCGCAAAACTTCGAATGCTGACCAGGAACTTCCCCCTAAGAGACAACGGACTGACGAAACTGTATCATGGGAACCTAAAAATGCTCTACAGTCAAAAATCGACAACTTTGCTGATCTTTTCGAAAGTTTTGAAATTGTTCATAGCACAATAGGGCCCGATGTTGAAGCCGTTGACTACGACCCCAACGTTCAGCTTCATTTCGATGTGTTCTTCAGTAGTGACGGAACCACATTTCGACGAAGTCAACCGATTATGCCGGAATACCGAATCATCATTCGATT ATCTTCCGAGCCGCTTTTGACGGGCACCGATATCGCATCATTGTACTATCGACAAGCGAAGCCAGAGGTTCCTATCCTTTTTATGCAAGTAGCGGAAACTTTATCGATACATTGTTTTATGTATAGCTTCTATCGTTTACCAAAGAATTTGGTAGTTATTCCTGCTAGACGGACAACTAAAAAATCCGATGATGATGTTGAAGAACTTGCGGATAGTGATAGTTCGTGCGAAGAAGATTAG